The sequence GGAGTTCCAACTGCTTCAGATTGTGTTATTATTCCAACGGGAGTTGCACACAATCCAATTATTTCGGGAACAGATGGAAATTTCTATGCTTACACATTAACGGTAAATGATCAAGGAAACTTAACCGTTAAAAGTAGTAATACACTTCAAGTTACAAGTTCTGTTAATGTATTATCATCGGGTGCATCATCTGGTACATTGTTATTCGAAGACAGTTCAAGTTTAATTCAGACAAGCACAAGCAATACGATCAATACAGGAAACATTACCTATAATCGCATTGCAAAACAAATTCGACAAGCAGATTACGTTTATTGGTCAACTCCAGTCAAAAATCAGACTTTGGCTGCTCTTTCACCTTTAACTAGTGCTTCCAAATTATATGCGTATGATGGCACCAAATGGGTATTCACTCCAAGAACCACCGTTATGACTGCAGGAAAAGGCTATATTGTTCGCGGACCTGAAACCTATTCAAATACGGTAAAACAAGATTTCCCAGCAAGTTTTATAGGTATTCCTCAAAATGGTACTTTTCAGGGAGAATCAATGGTAGGAGGTCAATTTTATCTACTAGGAAATCCATATCCATCTGCTTTAAATGCCGATGCTTTTATCACTGAGACAAACAACAAAACAATATTAGAAGGAACTCTTTATTTCTGGACACACAATACTCCAGTAGTTTTAAGTGGAGCATATGAGTATTCAACTGATGATTATGCAACATATAATTTGAGTGGTGGTACTGGAACAGGACCAGCTCCTTCGGCATTTGATCCAAATCTTGATTCACCTAGAACTGATTTCCCAAGCGGTAAAATAGGAGCAGGACAAGCATTTTTTGTGGGCACTGTTGCATCTGGAAAAGCTGTTTTCAACAATTCAATGCGAGTTTCAGGTAATAATACACAATTCTTTAAGCCTGGAAAAACATCAAAAACAGCAGAAATAGAGAAACATCGCGTATGGTTGAATATGACAAATGCTGGTGGTGCTTTCAAACAATTATTAGTCGGATATATCGAAGGTGCAACAAATAATTATGAGAGATTATATGACGGAACATCTTTTGATGGAAACAAATATCTTGATTTTTACAGTATCAATGATGGCAACAATTTGGCAATTCAAGGTCGCGCTCTTCCTTTTACAGATACAGATATGGTTCCGTTAGGTTACCGCTCAACAATCGCAGGAGATTTTACCATTTCGATTGATTATGCTGATGGAAACATGAAGACTCAAAAGATCTATTTAGAAGATAAAACAACAGGCGAAATTCATGATTTAACCCAAAGCAACTATACCTTTACGACCAAAACAGGAACTTTTACCGATCGTTTTGTACTTCGTTATACGAACAAAACTTTAGGAACTGGAGATTTTGAAAACATCGAAAATGGAGTTTTGATTTCGGTAAAAGACAAAACGGTGAAAGTGATTTCGTCTATAGAAAACTTGAAAGAAATCAATATTTATGATATTTCAGGAAAACTGCTTTATAACAAAACAAAAGTAAATTCTACCGAATTGCAAATTCCAAACTTACAATCAAGCGATCAAGTCTTAATTGTAAAAGTTACTTTGGAGAACAATTTTACTGTTTCAAAAAAGATTATTTTTCAATAAATCAAAATAACAATTCACAAAAAAATCCAGCCTAAACAGACTGGATTTTTTTTATTTTAAAAGTGTCATTACCTTTTTTCAATCAATACGCTAACGGCATTCCCACCAAAACCAACTGCATTTATCAATACTTTTTTGATTGGTTTGCTTTGAATTTGTTTTTCTCCAAATGGAACTCCAATAAAAGTATCATGTTCCATCATCAAAAGAGCCAATTCTAAACTCAAAATTCCAGAAGCGCCAAATGTATGTCCGATTTTCCATTTATTAGTTGTCAATAATGGCAAATTAGAGCCAAAAACTTTCTCGATTGCACGAAGTTCTGTCAAATCGCCTTTTATCGTTCCTGGCGCATGCATTACGATCGCATCAATGTTTTCAAGATCTTCATTTTTCAAAGCCATTTTCATTGATTTTTGAAAACAAGTAGCTTCCGCCGAAATCGAGATGTTATGTTCCAAAACTTCAGTTGCATAACCAACTCCTGTTACATATGCAATTGCATTCTCTTTTTCTCCAGCTTCTAAACAACAAACAGCTGCACCTTCGCCCAAAATCATGGTATTTTGTGTTTTCTCAAAATCAAATGCCAGATTTGGCCAAGCTTCTAGATTCTGATCAATTCGGGAATAGATTTTCAATGCTCTCATTTGCGCAATTGTAAAATCGGTCAAAGGAGCTTCACTTCCGCCAACTAAAAATTTATCAGCCATTCCTGATTTCAACCATGCAACACCATTCAGTAAAGCATGAAGTGCCGTAGAACAAGTTATTGAGTGTGAAATTTCCGGACCGGTACTTTGCAAATCATGAGCAATCCAAGATGAAATATTTCCCAAAGTTGTGGTTGGAGAAGCTAAAGTCTGTGCTTTTCCGGTATCAATATATTCTTTGTAGTGCTTTTCAAATAAATCTGTCGCTCCTCTTGAGGATCCGATATTTATTCCGAAAACATCTTCTGAATTCCAGCCGGCTTGCGCTACGGCTTTGCGCGAAGCTACCAAAGCAAATAATACAGAATCATCCAAAAACTTATATTTAGGATCTGATTCTCTTATCTCAACAACAATTCGTTTTGATTCCTCGCTAAGTGGAGCTGTCGAAGTTTCCTGCTGATCCAAAAATTGTTTTGAAAAACAATGATTTTCATTCAGATAATTTGCCCATACTTCTTCTGTAGTATTTCCTAATGGAGAAATAGATGAAAAAGCTGTTATGGAGATTTTTTGTGTATTCAAAATATTGATTTTATGCCTATTGCATTTTCTAACCGCAAAGATCGCAAAGATTTACGCAAAGGTCGCAAAAGAATTAAAAAAAGTGGCACACAGATGACACGGATTAAACGAATTTAAAAAGATTAATCTGTGAAAATCCGTTTAATCTGTATTCATTCATGGGCAGAATTACACCATTTCAATCGCTTCTTCAATTGTTTTATAAACTTTCTGAAGCTGTTCGCCTGTCATTATATAAGGTGGTAATATGTAAACAATATTTCCGACCGGTCTTAAAACCACTCCACTTTCAATGAAAAAATTATACAATTTGGTACGCATGGAACCATAATAACTTTCTTCTGAATCTGATTTTATTTCCACCGCAAAAATAACTCCGAGCGTTCTAGCTGTTGCTACTTTTGGGTGATTTTCAATTTTCTGCTGAAACTCTAAATGACTTTTATTTATTCTTTGAATATTAGCTTGCATTTCATCTGTTTGCAATAACTCCATACTTGCTAAAGCCGCCGCACAACCTGTTGGGTTTGCCGTAAAAGTATGTCCGTGAAACAGCGCTTTATTGATATCATCATCATAAAAAGCATCAAAAACTTCTTGAGTAAAAGTTGTAATCGCCATTGGAATTGTTCCTCCGGTTAAAGCTTTTGACAAACAAATCATATCTGGATTTGCATTTACATAATCCATAGCAAAGGTTTTTCCCGTTTTCCCAAAACCTGTCATAACTTCGTCGGCAATGGTCAAAACGTGGTTTTCTTTGCAAATTTCAATCAGTTTTTCCAATGCTTCCGGTTCATACATGACCATTCCTGCAGCACCTTGCACCAAAGGTTCGAAAATAAATCCGGCGCAATTATGTTTCTGAATTACATCTTTTAAAGCTTCAAAACTTGCCTCTTCTTCTCCTTTTATCGGAACCGGAATTCGGACAACATCAATAAACATTCCTTGAAAAGCCTGCGTATAAAATGAAATACCACTCGCGGCCATTGCGGCAAAAGTATCGCCGTGAAAAGCGTTTTCAAAAGCAATTATTGTAGTGCGTTTTTCATTTTTATTAAAAAAATACTGCAACGCTACTTTTATTGCTACTTCAACCGCTGTTGAACCATTATCAGAAAAGAAGATTTTTTGCTGATTCTTTGGCAGAATTTCCATTAATTTTTCGGCCACTTTGATTGCCGGTTCGTGAGTGAATCCGCCAAACAAAACGTGTTCTAAAGTGGTCAGCTGTTTGTAAATCGCGTCAGCAATAAATTTAT comes from Flavobacterium sp. KACC 22761 and encodes:
- a CDS encoding beta-ketoacyl synthase N-terminal-like domain-containing protein, with the translated sequence MNTQKISITAFSSISPLGNTTEEVWANYLNENHCFSKQFLDQQETSTAPLSEESKRIVVEIRESDPKYKFLDDSVLFALVASRKAVAQAGWNSEDVFGINIGSSRGATDLFEKHYKEYIDTGKAQTLASPTTTLGNISSWIAHDLQSTGPEISHSITCSTALHALLNGVAWLKSGMADKFLVGGSEAPLTDFTIAQMRALKIYSRIDQNLEAWPNLAFDFEKTQNTMILGEGAAVCCLEAGEKENAIAYVTGVGYATEVLEHNISISAEATCFQKSMKMALKNEDLENIDAIVMHAPGTIKGDLTELRAIEKVFGSNLPLLTTNKWKIGHTFGASGILSLELALLMMEHDTFIGVPFGEKQIQSKPIKKVLINAVGFGGNAVSVLIEKR
- the bioA gene encoding adenosylmethionine--8-amino-7-oxononanoate transaminase, encoding MTLQEKDSQYLWHPYTQHKTSQTPIAISRGEGALLWDENNKEYIDAIASWWVNPFGHSNKFIADAIYKQLTTLEHVLFGGFTHEPAIKVAEKLMEILPKNQQKIFFSDNGSTAVEVAIKVALQYFFNKNEKRTTIIAFENAFHGDTFAAMAASGISFYTQAFQGMFIDVVRIPVPIKGEEEASFEALKDVIQKHNCAGFIFEPLVQGAAGMVMYEPEALEKLIEICKENHVLTIADEVMTGFGKTGKTFAMDYVNANPDMICLSKALTGGTIPMAITTFTQEVFDAFYDDDINKALFHGHTFTANPTGCAAALASMELLQTDEMQANIQRINKSHLEFQQKIENHPKVATARTLGVIFAVEIKSDSEESYYGSMRTKLYNFFIESGVVLRPVGNIVYILPPYIMTGEQLQKVYKTIEEAIEMV